The Alphaproteobacteria bacterium genome includes the window TGGGCGACAGCAGTTTCCATTCCGGTTGAAAAACCCCAATCACCCAGGCCGGAACCACCGCCGCCAAACAGGTTTGACAACCCGCCCAGCAGATCGCCGCCGCTGATGGCGCCAGAGAACGCCGACTTAACCGGGTTCAAAATCGTCAGCTTCAACATTTCCTGATAGACCTCGGAAAGGACGCCGCCAACCACGTTGCGCCACTTCACGGCATCGCCCTGTCCCCGCACCCACATGCGGGTTGATTCGTCGCCCATGCGCTGAAAGGCACGTTCTCCGACTTTGCCGAAGAAGTCCGTTGATTCGCGCAGCCGGTCGATATCGGCACGCTGAGCAACTATGGTTTTTGAAATGTTGCGAGCCTGTTCAATCTCCTGCTCGGTCAGTTCCGAACCCTCGGCCTTCAACCGGTTGACAATTTCCAGATACAGCGCTTCTTCAGCGTAAGCCTGATTGCCATTCATCAGCGCGGCGGCCAGCTTTTCGTTGTCGGAAATCTCGCGCTCGTAGCTGGCCAGCGTTTCCAGGCGCTTCTTGTTGCGCTGATCGTCGGCTGAAATGGCCGACAGCATGGCGCGTTCCATTTCCTGAATGGCTTCTGCGTCATCTTTTACAAGCTGCTGCTCTTCGAAAAGAATCGCGGCCTTTTGCGCAATGGCCTGGCCGTGCCTTGTCGTGATGTCCGTCCCGGCCTGCTGCAGCGCCGTGTGAATTGCCTGTTCTCGCTCGCTGCGCTGCGTTTGCTCGATCTGAAAACCAAGCTGATCGGAAACCTTTTTCCAGGCTTCCGCCTGCTTTTCGATTTTCTTTGTATCGGATTCAGAAACAGGAAGGCGAACAGGGCCGGCGTCAGCCGCATTCGTATTCGCAGCAGGCGGCGGCGGAATATCATTAGAAAACCTTCGAGCGACGATCTTATCGCGGGATGCAATATCGCGCTTGCTTGCCATGCCGACGCTTTCAAGGGCGTTGACGCGGGCGATTTCGGCGCTGTCCAGCGCATTGCCAACGGCATCAATGCCTGCGACAATGCCATCCCACGGCAATTTTGCGACGTTCCAGACGGCATCGCCGAATTCCGCGCCCCACACGACGGCCTTAATTTTTCCCCGCTCCATCGCGTCGCCAAGCGCATCATATTTCTGCGTCAGTTCATCGCCGACCACCATGCCCAGTTTTTTCGCCTCTTCGGCGTTTTTGGCGTAGCCTGACGACATCTCCATCAGCATGGGAATCAAATTTTGACCCGAGCGACCGAACATATCGTATGCGATTTTTCCGCGCTCAGTTTCGGTCGCAGCGCCTGCAATGCGCACGGCCAAATCTTGCAGGATATCGCCCGTCTCTCGCTGCTTTCCATTCACATCCAACAGCGATATTCCGTAGCGCTTGAATTTGTCGATGGCGGAATCACCGCCCTGCATTGCCTCCTCGATCGTGCGCGTCAGCTTTTGCACGCCGGTAACGAACTGTTCCTGACTGGCGCCAGCCTGCAGAGCGACAGCGGTGTAAACCTGATATTGCTCGATCGACAAACCAACCTGTTGCGACAATTCGCCAAGCCCGCCAACAACGTCGATGACGTGACGACCGAATTGCACCAATCCAGCGCCGCCGCCAACCACGCCGAGCAGGCCCAAAAATCTGGCCTGCAACGGCGCCATCGTGGCGTCCATTTGCTGGAACTGTCCGCGCAGTTTCTCGGCGCTGTTGCCAAAGCCGCTGACATCGTATTTGGCGTTCTGCAAAGCCGCGCGCAGCTTGCTGGTGTCGCCTTCGATGCGGACAAGAACTCTTTCAAGCTCGCTCATTCAACCGGCTTTCACAGGGTTTTTCCGACTTTGATTTCGACTGATTCACGGAAATTCTTGAACTTGCGGCGACGTTCCTTGGCTTCTGCCTCGGGCGAACCGTTGGCCAGGGCCATGGCGTCGATGGCGGGGAACAATTCGTCTGGAGAGGATTTCCAGAACAAATCCGGCGTCCAGAACAGGACGCCGCAAGCCAGACCCATCAGGCGGCGGTAGTCGAACTGGTCGACCCCGCCGCCGGCGCTTCCCCCGGATCTGGCTCCTCGCCGCCGGTCAGGGCGCCCAGCAGAAAATCGGACAACGGGGCTGAAAATTTCATCAGCCCCGTTTGCAAAATCTTCTCGCCCAGGTCGGCAAAGGCCGGCGGGTTTTCGCCCGCCGCCCTCAGCCCAGCTTGCACGATCACCGCAACTTCGCGCAGCCCGAATGAACGGGCCATGAAGCGCGCCGACAAGGGGACCAATCCCAATCCGAGACCGTCCTCGATTTCCAACAAGCAGGCAAAGCTGCGCCGCAGCTTTGCCTTGCGCCCGGCGATTTCGATTTCAATCTCGCCTCTGAACGGGTTGACAGTCATTACGGGATTGGCGTCAGGTTGGCGGAAGGCGTCAGGGTGATCTGGTATTTCACCACATCCCTGGTCGGACCCTGAATGTTCAACTGCGTCACGTAAAAGTCGCCGCTATAGCCTTTTCCGGCGCCGTCAAACACGATCTTGCAGGCATGGCTGGTTCGGTTGCGCCATGCGATCTCCAGCGCATCCAGATTGGCCCGGCTGTCGCGCAGAGTTCCGCTGCACTGAACCGTGCCATTGATGGTGGTCGGCACCCCGGTCTGCCAACCGGAATTGTCTTTTGCCGTCGTGTCGGCAACGTTCGTGCTGCCGTCAAAGCTGGTGTCGGTCTGGCCTTCCAGCACGGTATAGCTTGACGGGCTGCTGGAGGTGTTGCCGATGTACAGTAGGCAGGACGTGCCCTTAACGTCGCTCATTGGATCGATCCTTTCGAAAAATCAGGGAGCGGGAAGTTTGATCGCCGCCACGGTGACGCTGGTCACCGCGGAATAGGTGACATGCACGTAACCCGACGAATCCTTGAACGCCGTGGGCGGGAAAGGCCCGATCATGCGTTCTTCGCCCGCTGTCACCGTGCAGGTGAAATCGGCGCGGGCCAGCGTGCCATAGCCATCAACGGTCAGGGTTGCGACCTGCGTTTCTACGGTTACGGTTTTGTCTGACGCATCGCCATTTTTGACATGCAAGAAAGTGCGGCCCGTGCCGTCGTCGGCAAAATAATTGCCGTCGGCATTGGCGGCGGCGTAGGTGGCCTCGAGACCGGTCGAGGCAATGTTTTGCACGGTCAGGGCTGATTCAGCCATGATCTATCCTTTCGCTAGTTGGATGTTTCGGCTGTTCCCGGCGCCGTGCCGTAATCGATCTTGTATTTGTGCCGGACAATGCCGACTTTCTTTTCGCCGTCGCCAGAAAGCTCTATCACCGTTTCTTGCAATTCCACGTAGCGGGCGGGCGCAATGCTGGACGCCACCATCGCCGCCTCGATCTGGGCCGACAAGGAATCCAGCGCATCATCCAGCATTCCGTCTTTTTCTTCGGCGTAGGCATCGACCATCAAAAACAGCGAACGGCTCATCGCCAAATCTGACGAAGAAAACTCGCTGCTTTCGCGCCAGGCATAAACGCAGATGGCGGGCAGGTCTTTTGGCTCAAGCGAGCGCGAGCGACTGGCAAACACCCGCCGATGGGCCGCCGTGTTGGCATCGCAAAGCGCCTTGACGGCGGCGTGACGGATGGTTTGGCGAACGTGGGTCATGCGATATTCAGAAACAGCGTAGTGAAGCCCAGGCCATCGTCGCTGCGCTGTGCCACGCGCCAGGTTCGGTCAGCGACCGACAAGTCGCTGCCTTCACCGGCATTGCCAACCGTTGCGGTTGACAGAACCGCCGATGGCCGGATGACGGAAAGCCCCGCTTGCGCATCATCGAAATTGATTAGGCGCTGCTCTTCCTCGAACAACACCGTCACTTCGATTCCATCAAGCGTGGCCGTTACGCCAAAATCGGCCAACATAGCCAAGCGGTCGGCCGATGTTTCGACCGACATCAGACAGGGGCCTCATCATCACCGCCTGCGGGCGGGTTTTCATGCGCCTTGTCTTCGCCAGCGCCCGCGGGCGTGGCGCCGTCGGATGACCCACCCAGGCCAATGGCGGCCCTGGCCCTGTCAAGCAGGCCGGGCTGCTTGACCGTGGCTTGGGCTTCGGCCTGCGCCTTGATCTCGCGTTCGCGACGCTTGCGGTCGCGATCTTCCATCTCGGTCAGATCCAGCAGCATGGCCTTGTTGACGCCGGGGTGATTTTCGGCAACGCCGACTTTCTCGCCCTTCTTGAATTCGACCGGGGAAAGCACGTCATACGAATCGTTTCCCAGCGGCTTCAGATTGGCGGCGCGCGACTTGGCTTGGTCTGGCGACAGCTTCAGCGTGAAGCCCAGGCCGAACGACGCTTTCACGCCGACCACTTCGAAAAATCGGAAATTCATGGATGTTCCCTTTCAGGAAAAGAAAAGGGGCGGCCCAATGGTTAAGGCCGCCCCTTACTTGCGTAATTACGGATCAGGTCAGGGTCGTCAGACAGCCCTTCTGCCACATGCCGTAACCAACGTTGCGCAGCGACTTGATGCCGTACAGGTGCTTGTCGTCGGTGAATTCCAACTCGGAACCCTCGGCGATTGCAGCCATCGTGATCGGCTCTTCTTCCTGGCGGATGAATGCACGGGTACGGCCGTAGTTCGTGAAAACGGCGAACTTCGTGGTCCAGGTCAGACGGGGATTGACTTCCAAACGAACCTGGAATCCGTTCAGGTTGGTGATCAGGTTGGTTCGGCTGGCCGAACCATCGACGATCACCGGGTTTTTGGTCGCCGCTGCCGAGGCCGCGAAAAACGGCGCCGGAACCATGACAAGGAATTCCTTGGCATTGGCATTCATCGGCTTGCCCTGATCATCCTTGAATCCCAGCAAGGCCTGCATGGCGTTCAGGATGGCGGCTTCCATTTCGGCCGCCGTGGGGGCGGTGGTAGTGCCGACGTTGTAGGTCAGGTCATTGTCCTGCGTTCCACTGTCGCCTTCGGAATGGTCGGTATCGAAGAAATACTGACCATCGTAGCAAATACCGCTTTCACCGTTGACGATCAACGTGGTCAGCAGGTCGAACCAGTGATCGGCCGCACGGTCAGCCTGCTCCTGAACGCGCAGCATGATCTGGCCGGTTTTGTCGCGGCGAAGTTCATCGACCGAAACCTCCAGCGTCGATTCATACTTCTTGTTGGCGATGGTGATGCCGTTTTCACGGAATCCCTTGGCCTGGCGGCCACCGATCCATTCACGCATGCCGGGCGATTGGCCAAGCCACTTGTAGGTTTCGGATTCCTGGTCGCTGTTGAAATACATGGAAACCATGTCGAGCCAACCGGCGTTCTGCACCCGCTCGAGGGTTTCATAGAACTCGCCGATGATGGCACGCGAGGAAAGGCCGTAGCCGCTCATGTGATTTACTCCTTAGTTGAACGGCTTAGTAGCCGAGAGTGAGACGAAGAACACCAGCACCTTCAACGAAGGTCGTGGTGCTGGCGGCTTCGATCGACAGCGTGTCGCTGGCGGTGAAGCTGTTGCCCGCGGTGAAATCGGCAGCCTGCGCCACCACCTTGCCCAGCGGCGTGCAATTCGCCGACGTCAGGGCAAGGGTTCCGCCCGTGGCATTCGTGGTGCCAACTTCTAGGTTCAGAGTTGAGGCTTTGGAGCCAGTCGTCACCGGCGAGGTGACGATGAATTCCATCTTCTCGACCCAGCCATGAAAGCCGGGCGTGACGGTGGTGATCAGATCGCCGTCGGCGACATTGGCCAGCGTGACCGGAACGTCCATGTGAGTGAAGCGCGGACCTTCGGAGGCATCGAAAGCCACCACGCCGACGCCGGACGAGACGTAACGGATGACCTTGCCGATGTAGGTGTTTGTCGCCGCAACCAGGGTAAAGGTTGCGTCGTCACTGGCGAAAACCGGGCGGCCAACATCGGTGATGGCCAGGCCGGAAATCGACAACTCGATCTTGCCCTTATCCATCACGCGCACGCGAACATCGCCTGCCGAGCCAGAGGCATTATCGGCCCTGGATTCGGCAAAGCCGCGGAACGGATCGCCGGCGACCAGCGGGCGGGCATAGCCCGAACCGTTGTCGCCAACGGCGGCGCCTTCATAGATGATGTCGCTGGCGATGACCGGCAGCGAATTGACGTCGCCCAATTCCATCGGGCGGCGGGTATCGGTGGCAAGCGTGGTCATGGTTGGTCCCTCACTTCTTCAGGATGCGGGCCTGGCCCGAGGCAGTGGCCTTCTCGAAAGCGAGATAGGCATCGAACTTGTCGCGGAATTCGGCACGCAAGGCCGGGTCTTTGTCCCAGGCCCTTTTGCAGCGATCTTCCAGCGGCAGGGCGGCGTCGATGGCGGCCTGCGAAGCGACGGCATCAGCGCCACCGGCTGCAGGAACCAGCTTCTCAGCAGGCTCGGCCGACTTGATTTCGGCCAGGATGCGGCTGCCCTTCTGCTTTTCGTCGGCATTCAATGCCAGCGCAGCGGCGCCGGCATCAACACCATCGGAAATCAGCTTGGAAACCAGATCCTGCTGGCCCGCAAAAGCGGCCGACTGGATGGCCAGCACGCGGCTGCGCTCGGCCTGTTTGGCTTCGGTTTCGATTTGCGCCACGGCGGACGCAAAATTCTGGCGCAATTCGGCCGCGGTGCAATCAGGCTGCGGCCCCTTCTGTTGATCGCTCATGTCGGTTTCCTTCAGTTGAGCGGTGGACGGACCGCCAGCGGCGGCGTTGAGGCGGGGCATATGCACCGCCGTTCGAACCGGATTGGCAGAAGCCAGCCGGGATATGGTTTGTTCGTAGCTGCCCAGCGCATCGGCCATGCCCGCCGCCACAGCGTCGGCGCCGACCAGCAAGCCGCCTTGGCCGAAATCAGCCATCACTTTTTCGGGCGCAACACCGCGCGCTTCGGCAACGGCGTTGATGAATTCCTGGGCTAGGCGATCGACATAGGCTTGCAGGCTGGCCATACCGGCTTCAGTGCCCGGATCGGCATTCTTAAGCGGAGATTGGCTGGAGACGATGTTGTAGGTCTTGACGCCACGCGATTGATCGATGGCGCTGGTATCACGCAGAGTGGCGATGATGCCGATGCTGCCCAGCGTCGCCATTCGGTCAACCACGATTTCCCCCGCCCCACTGGCGATGAAATAGGCCGCACTTGTGGACATGCCGC containing:
- a CDS encoding phage tail tape measure protein translates to MSELERVLVRIEGDTSKLRAALQNAKYDVSGFGNSAEKLRGQFQQMDATMAPLQARFLGLLGVVGGGAGLVQFGRHVIDVVGGLGELSQQVGLSIEQYQVYTAVALQAGASQEQFVTGVQKLTRTIEEAMQGGDSAIDKFKRYGISLLDVNGKQRETGDILQDLAVRIAGAATETERGKIAYDMFGRSGQNLIPMLMEMSSGYAKNAEEAKKLGMVVGDELTQKYDALGDAMERGKIKAVVWGAEFGDAVWNVAKLPWDGIVAGIDAVGNALDSAEIARVNALESVGMASKRDIASRDKIVARRFSNDIPPPPAANTNAADAGPVRLPVSESDTKKIEKQAEAWKKVSDQLGFQIEQTQRSEREQAIHTALQQAGTDITTRHGQAIAQKAAILFEEQQLVKDDAEAIQEMERAMLSAISADDQRNKKRLETLASYEREISDNEKLAAALMNGNQAYAEEALYLEIVNRLKAEGSELTEQEIEQARNISKTIVAQRADIDRLRESTDFFGKVGERAFQRMGDESTRMWVRGQGDAVKWRNVVGGVLSEVYQEMLKLTILNPVKSAFSGAISGGDLLGGLSNLFGGGGSGLGDWGFSTGMETAVAHGGGDVGLGTGRTARVASSVFAGAKRYHNGVMNLGVNEVPIIAEKGERIQTVAQQRAQARQISDLRARAYQAPTLSRAAPSGGNSIIVNQTMNVQAGVSQTVRAEMMAMLPQIKKETEAAVAARVARGGSYASNFRR
- a CDS encoding S49 family peptidase; its protein translation is MIDVFDKAASQPWAIHAPAFQTMIEIAGRQDVTPESLAAWKPNAEQAEKLRIEALSMRGGDLLANTRGVVVRDGVATVSINGPIFRHANLMTDLSGATSLGLTAKEFGAAVDSPAVKAIILSLDSPGGQANGIAEFQAAVRSANAIKPVVAYVGGMSTSAAYFIASGAGEIVVDRMATLGSIGIIATLRDTSAIDQSRGVKTYNIVSSQSPLKNADPGTEAGMASLQAYVDRLAQEFINAVAEARGVAPEKVMADFGQGGLLVGADAVAAGMADALGSYEQTISRLASANPVRTAVHMPRLNAAAGGPSTAQLKETDMSDQQKGPQPDCTAAELRQNFASAVAQIETEAKQAERSRVLAIQSAAFAGQQDLVSKLISDGVDAGAAALALNADEKQKGSRILAEIKSAEPAEKLVPAAGGADAVASQAAIDAALPLEDRCKRAWDKDPALRAEFRDKFDAYLAFEKATASGQARILKK
- a CDS encoding phage tail assembly chaperone, which produces MGLACGVLFWTPDLFWKSSPDELFPAIDAMALANGSPEAEAKERRRKFKNFRESVEIKVGKTL
- a CDS encoding Mu-like prophage major head subunit gpT family protein is translated as MSGYGLSSRAIIGEFYETLERVQNAGWLDMVSMYFNSDQESETYKWLGQSPGMREWIGGRQAKGFRENGITIANKKYESTLEVSVDELRRDKTGQIMLRVQEQADRAADHWFDLLTTLIVNGESGICYDGQYFFDTDHSEGDSGTQDNDLTYNVGTTTAPTAAEMEAAILNAMQALLGFKDDQGKPMNANAKEFLVMVPAPFFAASAAATKNPVIVDGSASRTNLITNLNGFQVRLEVNPRLTWTTKFAVFTNYGRTRAFIRQEEEPITMAAIAEGSELEFTDDKHLYGIKSLRNVGYGMWQKGCLTTLT
- a CDS encoding gene transfer agent family protein — translated: MTVNPFRGEIEIEIAGRKAKLRRSFACLLEIEDGLGLGLVPLSARFMARSFGLREVAVIVQAGLRAAGENPPAFADLGEKILQTGLMKFSAPLSDFLLGALTGGEEPDPGEAPAAGSTSSTTAA